A region from the Arachis ipaensis cultivar K30076 chromosome B01, Araip1.1, whole genome shotgun sequence genome encodes:
- the LOC107609409 gene encoding uncharacterized protein LOC107609409: MKKGIVFEWTPAYEEAFKHFKEILATPPMLGKPKLGEPFYLYLAITEEALAAVLVREEGKVQQPIYFVSRALQGVELRYSKLEKLALALLTSSRRLWQYFQGHQVVVRTDQGIRQVLQKPDLAGRMMTWAIELSQYDLRYEPRHAIKAQAMADFLVEVTGDSTEEAGIRWRLHVDGASNQMSEGAGIILESPAGVIYEQSIKFEFPVSNNQAEYEALLGGLILAREGGATRLEVCSDSQVVTSQVNGSYQARDSLLQKYLEKVKELSKQFEEVTVQHVPRERNTRVDLLSKLASTKPGVGNRSLIQGMIKEPTVALYLTKIGPSWMDPITYFLENGKLPDDEKAAKALRMEVAKYAIIQGKLFKKGLSQPLLKCLHPDQMDYVLREVHEGCCGHHIGGKALARKLIRA; this comes from the coding sequence ATGAAAAAAGGGATAGTGTTTGAATGGACTCCGGCGTATGAGGAAGCATTTAAGCATTTCAAAGAGATCCTCGCAACACCACCCATGCTCGGGAAGCCCAAACTCGGAGAACCGTTCTACCTGTACCTGGCCATAACAGAGGAAGCGCTAGCGGCAGTTTTGGTACGGGAAGAAGGGAAGGTTCAACAACCAATTTACTTCGTGAGTAGAGCACTGCAAGGAGTAGAACTGAGATACAGCAAATTAGAGAAGCTGGCCCTGGCACTGCTAACCTCCTCTCGAAGACTATGGCAATACTTCCAGGGTCACCAAGTGGTCGTGAGAACGGACCAGGGAATCCGCCAAGTGCTCCAAAAACCCGACTTAGCGGGAAGAATGATGACTTGGGCCATCGAGCTATCTCAGTATGATTTGCGATATGAACCCCGACATGCGATTAAGGCACAAGCAATGGCAGACTTCTTGGTAGAGGTAACGGGGGACTCGACCGAGGAGGCGGGCATACGGTGGAGGCTCCATGtggacggggcctccaaccaaatGTCCGAAGGTGCCGGGATCATCTTGGAAAGCCCTGCCGGGGTCATATACGAACAATCAATCAAGTTCGAGTTTCCCGTATCAAATAACCAAGCGGAGTACGAAGCCCTCCTGGGTGGCTTGATCTTAGCTCGAGAAGGCGGAGCTACGAGGCTGGAAGTGTGCAGTGACTCACAGGTCGTCACCTCGCAAGTaaatggaagctaccaagccagagactcGCTATTACAGAAGTACTTGGAGAAGGTCAAAGAGCTGAGCAAACAATTCGAGGAGGTCACGGTCCAACACGTTCCGagggaaaggaacacacgggtAGACCTCCTATCCAAACTAGCAAGCACGAAACCGGGAGTCGGCAATCGATCCCTCATTCAAGGCATGATAAAAGAACCAACAGTTGCCCTCTACCTGACAAAGATAGGCCCCTCCTGGATGGACCCCATCACTTATTTCCTAGAAAACGGCAAACTCCCCGATGACGAGAAGGCAGCCAAAGCGTTGAGAATGGAGGTAGCCAAATATGCAATCATACAAGGTAAACTGTTTAAAAAGGGACTCAGTCAGCCCTTACTGAAGTGCTTGCATCCCGACCAAATGGACTACGTACTCAGAGAGGTCCATGAGGGGTGCTGTGGTCACCACATCGgaggcaaagccctagcaagaaaGCTCATCCGAGCTTGA